One region of Turicibacter bilis genomic DNA includes:
- a CDS encoding ABC transporter ATP-binding protein, whose protein sequence is METVTIQSLSKTYTGGKEALKQLSLSLSAGEVFGFLGPNGAGKTTTVKLLTGVLTPSGGSCEILGVNPHTQPEKAHLLSGIVTEHAQMYNNLTGIENLLFYATAFGLKQKEGEQRGELLLRELDLMEAKDRKLATYSTGMRQRLSLARALLHRPKVLFLDEPTSGLDPESAQNVNQMIQNLARKEGVTIFLCTHQLRYAQEICTRYGLIEQGSLLASGTMEELRAQVFTTKTLCVCASAVPDGLNFIKRGANEFEVNIRDKKEIPGLVRKIVEAGEDIYSVNLMEPSLEDIYFALTTGRKEDRGI, encoded by the coding sequence ATGGAGACTGTTACCATACAATCACTGTCTAAGACATATACCGGCGGGAAAGAAGCGTTAAAGCAGCTCTCCTTGTCGCTGAGTGCAGGGGAAGTATTCGGTTTTCTGGGTCCTAACGGCGCAGGGAAAACAACAACTGTAAAACTTCTTACCGGAGTCCTTACCCCTTCTGGAGGTTCTTGTGAGATCTTGGGAGTCAATCCCCATACCCAGCCGGAGAAAGCACATTTGCTTTCAGGAATTGTGACAGAACACGCACAGATGTATAACAACTTGACCGGTATCGAAAACCTGTTGTTCTATGCGACAGCCTTCGGATTAAAGCAAAAAGAAGGAGAGCAGCGGGGAGAATTGCTGCTGAGGGAATTAGATCTGATGGAGGCGAAGGATCGGAAACTGGCTACCTATTCTACCGGTATGAGACAGAGACTCTCTCTGGCACGGGCATTGCTGCATCGGCCCAAAGTTCTTTTTCTTGACGAGCCGACTTCCGGCCTTGATCCGGAAAGTGCGCAGAATGTCAACCAGATGATTCAAAATCTGGCCCGCAAAGAGGGAGTCACCATTTTCCTCTGTACCCATCAGCTCAGGTATGCACAGGAGATTTGCACCCGTTACGGGTTGATCGAACAGGGATCACTTCTGGCTTCGGGCACCATGGAAGAATTACGCGCTCAGGTTTTTACGACGAAAACGCTTTGTGTCTGCGCGTCGGCTGTTCCGGACGGTTTGAACTTTATTAAGCGCGGAGCCAATGAATTTGAAGTCAATATACGGGATAAAAAAGAAATTCCGGGTTTGGTGCGAAAGATCGTGGAGGCTGGTGAAGATATCTATTCTGTCAATCTCATGGAACCCAGTCTGGAAGATATCTATTTTGCGCTGACTACCGGCAGAAAGGAGGACCGAGGGATATGA
- a CDS encoding ABC transporter permease: MKTTMYAIIKKDFRGLAANRRLFIALLIVPLILTIVLPSIFLITIHFIPDDPDIMRLLDLLPETSRMDSLELTLSSMILNYILPVFFLVIPIMTASIMAASAFVGEKERHTLETLLYCPLTLKQIFRAKVWASFLLSMLVSLITFVAMFLVIETELFFLMGRLLLPSISWLVVLLLVSPAISLIAVTLIVRGSAKAQSVEESQQVAVFLLLPLLLLIVGQFTGVLLMNVWILLGLGVVCAVLAWILLQKSMGRFTYEKLLQ; this comes from the coding sequence ATGAAAACTACAATGTATGCGATCATCAAAAAGGATTTTCGTGGTCTCGCGGCCAACCGCAGATTATTTATCGCTCTTTTAATCGTCCCTCTGATTCTGACCATTGTGCTACCCTCAATTTTTTTGATTACCATCCATTTCATACCGGATGATCCGGATATTATGAGGCTGCTGGACCTGCTCCCCGAAACATCCCGCATGGACAGTTTGGAGCTTACGCTCTCCAGCATGATTCTGAATTATATCCTGCCGGTATTCTTTTTGGTCATTCCCATTATGACCGCTTCCATTATGGCGGCCAGTGCCTTTGTGGGAGAAAAAGAACGTCATACCCTTGAAACATTGCTCTACTGCCCGCTTACTCTCAAGCAGATTTTTCGGGCAAAGGTATGGGCTTCTTTCCTTTTGAGTATGCTTGTCTCGCTGATCACATTCGTGGCTATGTTCCTGGTCATCGAAACAGAACTGTTTTTCCTTATGGGCAGATTATTACTTCCCAGTATCAGCTGGCTGGTGGTGTTGTTGCTGGTGTCTCCTGCGATCTCCCTGATTGCCGTTACCCTTATCGTTCGGGGCTCTGCCAAGGCGCAAAGTGTGGAGGAATCTCAGCAGGTTGCCGTTTTCCTGCTCCTTCCGCTGCTTCTGCTGATCGTGGGACAGTTTACCGGTGTTCTTCTTATGAATGTCTGGATTCTGCTGGGCCTTGGCGTGGTTTGTGCGGTACTCGCCTGGATTTTGCTGCAAAAATCTATGGGGCGGTTCACTTATGAAAAACTTCTACAATAA